The genomic segment ATTAAGAGTAAATCATCAAAATCCAACCCTATATTTCGTAGACtttgtatacatttatttacatgcacGGTTTGCAAAGGTCAGCAAAAGGGTGATTTGCGCAAACAAATCAGgttttaattttcacataaaaaaatcattaaaatagaactggggggggggggttgttcaGGTCTAagaaagtttcatcattttgcATTCAATCTGAAGGAATTCAACACAAATAGAAGATGTACTGAGTCAGCAGCTTTCCATTAAGACTAATGGGTTAGGTGGTGTAAAGCCACAAACCATCGTCAGTTCTCACAAAGCCAGCGTTGTTTCATGGAACAGCTGTCGTCATTCCAGGCGCCGAATGAGAGAAAGGATTTGCCCTGGATCTCAACGCAGTCCTGGTTCCGGAAGTTGTTAGGCTGCGCATTCTGCCAGTACCTGCTCCACAGAACAAACGCTCAATTTTTGGCATAAACACATTTATCCAGCGTGAACATGTTGCATCACATTGCACTgcaggggattttttttttcttcgttttaCTTCTCCATCCTTCCTTCAAACTAAGTGAAGTAAAACTTGGAAGTGAGAGGACTTGTTGACTGTtcaaaaaaagtacaaactgTGCGTAGCTTACCTTATAGTGAGAGGGGTCCCATCCACCCAAGTCCACTTTCCCTCCTCGATATGATCGCTCAGACCAATCCACGCGTGCAGGCCATGCCCCAATAATCCGTTAAGGAATATCTGTTTGTGAAGACCAGAATTGAGAATGGCATTTGCCAAAATGCATATTAATAAGCCACAAAGCAGCACATTGTCATGATGGAATGTGAGTGGATGAGGGATGGTGGGACCCAAATGCTGGGAAACAGGAACCAAGTGCGATGCGTGGTCCTTTTATTAACCATAgggagaaaggtgagcagacatccatgactggacgtgacgtgagtagactggtcgccatgactggactggtcatcatgactggacgggacgtgagtagactggtcgccatgactggactggtcgtcatgactggacgggacgtaaGTAGAGTGGTCGCCTTGACTAGacgggacgtgagtagactggtcgctaTGACTGAACgtgacgtgagtagactggttgccatgactggactggtcgtcatgactggacgggacgtaaGTAGAGTGGTCTCCTTGACTAgacaggacgtgagtagactggtcgctaTGACTGGACTGggcgtgagtagactggtcgccatgactggactggtcgtcatgactggacgggacgtaaGTAGAGTGGTCGCCTTGACTAGacgggacgtgagtagactggtcactATGACTGGACAGgccgtgagtagactggtcgccatgactggacgggacataAGTAGAGTGGTCGCCTTGATTAGacgggacgtgagtagactggtcgctaTGACTGGACAGGGCGTGAGTAGACTAGTCACCATGACTTGACTGGTCGTCATGGCTGGACGGGGCGTAAGTAGAGTGGTTGCCTTGACTAGACAGGActtgagtagactggtcgctatgactggacagggcgtgagtagactggtcgccatgactggactggtcgtcatgactggacgggacgtaaGTAGAGTGGTCGCCTTGACTAGacgggacgtgagtagactggtcactATGACTGGACAGgccgtgagtagactggtcgccatgactggacgggacataAGTAGAGTGGTCGCCTTGATTAGatgggacgtgagtagactggtcgctaTGACTGGACAGGgcatgagtagactggtcgtcatgactggacgggtcgtcatgactggacgggacgtaaGTAGAGTGGTTGCCTTGTCTAGatgggacgtgagtagactggtcgctatgactggacaggacgggagtagactggtcgccattgactggaacgagcgtgacaggacctgatttgacTTGTTTTGACTTGGCTATgacaaggacgacttggctgtccTCAGTGACGAgggcgacttggctgtgacgaggacgacttggctgtcctcagtgacgaggacgacttggctgtccTCAGTGACGAGGgtgacttggctgtggcaagGACTCGACAcacgaacttccacacataacatagacaatgcacccacaccgactggacaaacacaacagactaaatacaccaaccccaataagacacacctggggaagggaagacacacacaggtggacgtggttaggcataacgagacaagggaagaaacacaagacaaaaaacaccaaccatgACACTCATTTTTACTCTAGAGATTTGATTGTGCCCTGCACAGATTCATGACAGCTAATGACAGATGTAGTAAAACAGCCCCAGAACATAACCAAGCCACCTTTGTGTAACCCATGCGAGTAAAGCGCAAAACTCTGTAAAACAGAAGATCGTATCCAGCCATTCGAAGGCCTCATTTATGTTAGTCTGTCGGTCTCACCTGTTCCTCCCTGCTGTTTATGACAACCAGATCGGCTCCTCTGCTGATGCAGTCGAGTCTGCTTTCTGCCCAGTTCTTACTCGAGCTCGACAGGAAGTAGCAATTGGTGTCAAACCTCTTCCAGCCGACCCCGCAGATCATGCCTACAGAATGTCAGCACATTTGAGGGATTCATAAGATCATCGTGTCACTGGGCCGGCGTCTAAAGTGGTCTTACTGCGCATCTTGGTGGTCATCTTGTCGATGGTCTTTTGCAACGTGTACCTTTCTATTTCCAGGCTGCTTTGATTTCTGCGTAGTTGCTCGTGTTCAAGCCTCAGAGTGCTGCAGTTGTCATTGGAGTGGGTTTTTTGTCTTTGCAGCCGATTGTACCTGTTCTGCCACATATTATTACTTATGCTTAACATTGTGCCATTTCTTTTCAGCTGGTCCCTGTCAGCCTCCAGCAAAGTATACTTTTTCTGTAAATGGTCTCTGTCATTTTTTATATCGTTGTAGAGGGACTTAAACACATCTCTCTCAGCAGCCACGCTGGTCTTATTGGTTTTAAGTAGCTCTTTCTCTTGAACGAGGGATTCATAACGGCTCTGTAACTGAGCTTTGTCGCTTCTCAATGAATAATAACTGTTCTGTAACTGGTCTTTCTCAGTCTTCAGGTTGTTAAAGCTGGACGTCAACTGATCTCTTTCAGCTGACAAAGTAGTCTTGCTTGCCAGGAGAAGCTGCTTCTCTTTACCGAGGGAATTGTAACTGGCCTGTAACTGGTCATTCTGGCGTCTCACTGAATCGTAGTCCCCTTGTAACTGATCGTTCTCATTTTTCAGACTGTTGAAGCGGGACCTCAACTGATCCCTTTCAGCAGACAAGGTGGTTTCATTGGTCTGAAGGTGTTCTTTCTCTTTAACGAGGGAGTCATAACTGACCTGTAACAGGTCTTTGTCCTTCCTCAGTGAAGAGTAATCCCGTTGCAACCGGTCCTTCTCCGTTTTCAGATTTTCAAAGCGAGACTTGAAGTCATCTCTTTCGGCAGCCGCATTGGTTTGACCAGTTAGCAGAAGCTCCTTCTCTTTAACCAGAGAATTGTAGCTGGTCTGTAAATTGTCTTTATCTTTACCAAGAGACTCGTAACTAGCCTGTAACTGGTCTTTCTCGCTTCTCAGTGAAGAGCAATCGCGTTGTAACTGGTCTTTCTCAATTTTCAGACTGTCGAAGCGTGTGTTCAACTCATCCCTTTCAGCAGTAACAGAAATTTTACTGGTTAGCAGGCGTTCTTGCTCTTTAATGAGGGAATTGTAGCTGGCCTGTAACTTGTTTTTATCTTTAACAAGAGACTCGTAACTAGCTTGTAACTGTTCTTTCTCACTTTCCAGATTGCGGAGACGGGTCTTGAACTCATCCCTTTCAGCAGCCACAGTCGTTTTATTGATTTGAAGGCGTTCTTGAACTTTAACGAGAGAATCATAGCTAGTCTGTAACTGGTCTTTCTCTTTAACGAGGGACCCGTAACTAGCCCGTAACTGGTCTTTGTCCGTCCCCAGTGCACTATTCAGGGTTTGTAGCACATCATTCTCCCTATTTAGGAGACTGTAATTGGCCTGCAAATTGTCATTCTGCTGCTTCACACTCTGAAAGTTGGCCCTTAACTCGTCTCTCTCGGCAGTCAAAGCCATTTCGCTGGCGAGAAGTCCATCTCTGTTCTTCACCATGGATTCGTACTTGGTCTGCAACTGGTCTTTGTCCCTTGTCAGGTTAGTCAACATGAACTCAAGCTGGTTTCTTTCCATGTGGTCTGTGTCTGTGGGAAAGCTGTCATTGAGGAGGCGGTGGTCCGTCTCTTGAGTCTGATGGTCGGATTTAGCCTGCTTCTCCGTTGACAAACCGGGCAATAGCTCATCTGTGAAAATGGATTCAATGTGTTGAAATGAGTGAAAGAAACGAAGTCCCTTGAATTCATATTTGCATAATTTTGAGAGTGACGCACAGTAGACGAATTGTCCAATGTTACCGGCCAGTAGGATCGCGCACAGCAAACCGAGACAAACTGTGACGCATCTGGATGGCTTTTTTCTTTGTTGAAAGTtaactgaaataattaaaaggaaaacattGTCAGTTGACAACAATAACATGAAACAGTCATTTTTGGGGAGGGCAATTGTTAGCTCTCTAATTTaacattattaattaaataaataatgtgaaataTTGAAATGGATTATGTATACACATTTGACATTTCAAACTTTGTattgattaatgcaataatggTATCATTTAGCATTAACATGTCAATTATGTCGTGTGACCTTGAGCTTAATTTGTTGATTATTATTACGCATTACCTTCGGTGACGAGCCCTTGCATCGTTAAGTTTTTTTGTATATAGCCACAGTCATCAAGTTCCATGGAATCCATAtttatcagtttttttcccctagttTGGAAAGGAGAAATTCTTAGATTGCCTcataaacaaaagcaaaaagaatGTAGTCAGTTGTAACAGTTTTCAATCTTCAGTTGGATTTTGTGATACTGCCAATTATAACATGATAGTCACATTCCGTGATTGTTCACTTCATGGCCATTGTGGAAAAAGGGTTCctaaacgttaaaaaaataaatacaaatgttttcatCAATTACAGTAAACACAGACAGTCACTGATGTAACAAATAGCAAAATCTTGGTTAAtcaatttgaaaatgtgtgacatGAATATCCTCCCAAAAACgacttttttaaaacttttttttaaatcaaataatgGATTAATTTGACCTGCAATATAACTTAACAATCAAAGATGATCAAACTATCCCACAAAATAAGACAACATTTCttacatttcttttcattttgccTATAATAACTCCACTTTTAAAGTCGTGAAATGTCCTTACCCTGGATCCGTGGCGATGGAAAACTAAAAAGTTCCGCTTTCATATTAAATCACCAATACATTTCCCCCCCTTAATAACGGAAACAGGAAGTTCtctgggctgtgattggttggaaATAAACACATCTATATTAACAGTTCATGATGATCCATGCAACTGGAGTTCATTGACTTCCGGTCATCATTTTTGGGGAAACACTTGAgtttctttttcctttcttgGCTGAATCAAGTCTTATCTGTGCTTTCTCTTCCCCTTTTGCCTCATTTCAAATCCTCGCTCAGGTCAACGGAGAAAAGTTCCAAATGTCAGAAGTGGTCACTCATTCCCACAGAAAGTGAAGGTTTTTGGTTTATCATCCGTAACCTTTTACTTATGTACATTTTCACTctcctttttattattttttttaaaattaatttatttattttactgcttTGACTGCGATTCAAGCGAGCAACTGTACAGTAGTTAGCTTTAGTAGTCAACGTGTGCTTAGCAATCCTCTAAAACAAGTAAAAGTAAGCAGCGAAATATGGCAGAAACTGGCATTTGAATAATTCACATAAAGTCTGCGGAAAGTCTACAGTATAGCCTATGTCAAGATATAGTGGTAAAAGCTGCATgctagtaaaaacaaaacaaaaaagctgcTTCCAAACAGATTCTTTACACAGTGTAAGTCCTCTAAAgctttttcacaattttgactTCAATTCAAGTGTCTATCTAATGCTAACCACGTGCTAGCTCACTATAGTCATATTGCTTCTAAAAATGATTGACATTCTCTTCAGAAGCATTATTACATATTTGACTGAAATTCCGACGCTATCTGATGTACTCTATCTGATGTACTAGCATGCTACCGTCGTGAGCAAAGTGATGAAAAAGTTACTGTATGACTTTTGTTTCGTTCATCCACAAATGAACTCTCAAATAGCAATggttaaaaatgataataaaaatgaagTAAGCTTCAAAGTAAGATTTTAATATTTCACattatgaaaatggatggctggatggatggacattaaGCTAGCAAAGACTTAGCGCTTAAGGCTCCAAGCTAGTAAGAACTCCAATCACGAGCCGCAGTGTTCATAAAATGAAGTGAGAGTGTGAAGACAAATGGAGAGCAATAAGCTTTTGGCCGGTGTTGAGATTTAACAGCCGGCCGTGTGGATCCTGGCAAAAAGACAAATAGGATTAATGTGCCTTAAAGTCACAGTTCATTATCAAACAGGGGAGGAAGCAGAATGTTTTGAACGCGGCGGGATGAGCCTCGCTCCAACAGAGTAAATCAAATGTGGATCAAGGAGGAAACGGGCGTCGCGTTTCGACACATGCTTCAATCATCCCTCGACTGGGAACAGCCAACGAGATGATTTAGTTGGCTTTTCAGGCCACAATTAGACGCATAAACACATGCTAGGAGGACTATTAAGGTCTGAAGAGAGGAAGGCTGACatttaaatgttgattttgtCACTGGATTTATGCTGTTTTTATCATTATAAGAAATAATTGCGTTGATGGAGTCCACCAGGGATTCTCCTCGCGGCCCTTAGTGTGTTAACGTGCACATTTTACCCCCAAATTTGACATGTTGTATTATGGTCTTTTAAAAGTTGAATATACAGTAGTTaaaataactctttttttttcttcttcttctttggcctGATCTGTGTTTTGAGTTTTACAGTACTCTGGATAAGATCATGTCTTAGTTTGATGATTGAACCCCATCATCACGAACACCAACGTGACGGTTCCAAAACGAAATTTCAAACGAACTAAACAAAATATGGCTCGACTCACAAAGGCTGTCTGGTGATGATCATGTGATGATCATGTGACTCATGTGCCGTTAGCCTCTGCACACGGAGTGGGACCACACAGGCCTTGTTTACTGCATTCCTCCACTTTGATTGGCACCTGTGGTCAGTGAGTCACAGGTACAGGGCTGGTCTTAACACCTGCAGCCTCCAACACCCTGCTCAGATGGCGTCACAAAGAGGTCGTGACAGCTAACGACGTAGCATTATAAAGTCCGTGAATCGCATGTGCTATGCAAGTCTTTTGTGTTTCTAGTGAGTCTGTTAACTCGAGTGAGACTCCTGATCCAACTGAAACGTTTTCGTCAACGGTGAGTCTGCTAACTTAAGTCAGTGAACAAAACCAACTGAGTCCGCAGTGTAAGTCTTGAATCAGTCACCCAATTCAACTGAATCATTCAAATCTACCGGGTTTTCCAGTGAGTGCGATTACTTGAATCTGTCTCCTGATTGAAGTGAACCATTTGAGTCATCCATGTTTCCGGCTTATTCGCTAAATCGATCCAGTGAATGAAATGTTCTTAGTCTTCAGTGTTTCTGGTGTGACAGCTAACTCAAGCCAGCCTCCCGAGTCAACTGAATCATATGAGTCAGTGGTGTTGCCACTGAGGCTAACTCGGGTCAGTCACATGATTCAGCTGAATCATCGGAGCGTGCAGTGTTTACGGTGAGTCAGTTTTCTTGAATCAGTCATCCGAatcaacaaaaagtatttgtgtgtttaaatgGGTTTCCACTAAGTTAAGTCAGTCTTCTGATTCAACTGAATCATCTTAGTCAGCAGAATTTCCCGTGAGTCTATTAACTCTAGTCAATCACacgatttaactctttgactgccagatgttttcagaaaagggatgccgtgggtgccagccgatttaagcatttttgactgatctttcaaggtccacagaaaattatgtgtttgaactatggaaacacacagactaccaaatgaaagattggactctcatctttcatcagaaaaaaaagtttgtttctaccttattccgtttttcagtaatcaacaatagaaaatggttagtttcacctctgttttgaaacaaacgtcttttaacgtctttggcactcctccataggattttactaaacgttgtttaacgtttttggcagtcaaagagttaagtgaatATCTTGAGTTCACTGGGTTTCAAATGACTTTGCTTACTCGGGTCAGTGAACCACGTTAGAATCCGCTAACTTGCCTTGTGTCTCATCAAGACGGTGACTGCTTGAAGTCCATGGATTTACCTCAGGTACCAAAGGAGTCTAGTCTATGTCTAAGGTAACTGGTTAATGCCAAGGTTTCAAACCAGAATTCTAAAAACTTGAATCATGGATATAAATCTTTGAAATGCCGATCCCTTTTTTTGATTCATGGACTTTTATTACCCACACATGCTTTGCCCAGACGTCTTGTCAGCTTGGATGTAAGTCAACCTGATTTCCACACTCCCACGAGTACAGGCCTGAGAGAAGTCCCCAGAAATGTTGATCTAACTTGGACTTGTGCAGTCCAAAACCTTGGCATTTCCAAGACAGGTCCAAACAGGGCATCCGTTGACTCTGCAAATATAACGGCATCATCTGTAGAAATCTGATGTGATGGCGAAAGTCAAAATTCAAATATCATGACACTGTCGGGAGATGGACGATCCAGTTGGTGGAGTGAGATGACAGGTTGTGATGGTGGTGGGTGGCAACAGGAACCCCGGGGGGGGGCAGTCTTGCATCTCAAAGTTGCCCCACCAAGCGCTCCATCTGACGCATGATGAGAAGGCCTGGAGGAGATCAAACACTAATCTCTCGCTCATCACGGCCGCCGTTGTTCCCCGACTATGTGATCATGTTTTGGCCTAAACACCCTCCCAAAACCTCTCCTTTAATTATCCCAAAACGCACGGGCAGTTGCAACAGCGCATATTTCTCCGTGAGTCATTTCGTAGAGCGGCCACCGACTGTTTTGGCTGCCGGCCTGAAGGCTTCCTTCCACGGCGGCCCTGAACTGGACTGACAGAGGAATCACGTTGGCGGTCGAGAACACGCATTCGTACGCCCATCAAGGTCGTTATTTTATTGGAGGGGCTAAATAGCTTGCGGTGGATGTCCTTTGTGATGAGTGGGAGTGGAAAGGCTTGATTAGATGAAAATTGCGTGACTCATTATTGCCAGCGATTGTTGAGAAGCCAAGTTCTTCGTCTAAACTAAAGCTTTTTTATTAATCGGTTTTAGTATGCAGTGGACGGTATTCCCCAATTTTGTGGTACAAGCAAACCGGttgattctttattttttcttttgctttgtgttgagCTTCAGATACCGATAATGAGGGCCAGTCGCTGATGCACTTCATTTATTTAGCAGGACAAAAGATCAAACACAAATTCAAGTAAAAGTTAAATCAGAAATTTTACTTGATCGGAGTctatttttgaacaaatatcTCTTTCTTTTaagatggcgtattagggccatgtatgacaatatattttttagagggtgggggaaaaaaacttattttttttatttatgttttcagaattatttacgcattcatacattttggtttttttttttgtacaagtagctaaattgaccgaatgtcgaatctgctgctctccgtcattcacttgcattgaccttaAGTATGctcgcttctgattggttagcggttagtcagctgacaggggatcaggaagtgttgtcgctctagctgtcgTGTATgaggagtaaagtttaaattaagaatgaatccgtctccatcctgccttttgaTTTTAtcaacagtgtcccattaaccaccaacgaatcctcacattagactatagctacgctacgtgtattatTAAGTTTATAGTCGCAAATTTGaacgtttttttctcacaaattctAGACAGCATTCGAactttgccacctctggctgtCCGTTGCAGATGTATAACACAAAGAACCGTTTATTCCGACCATGGAGCACCTGATCCTTGATTGTAAAAATCTCTGTGGCATGTCCTCGGGATGCACGTCACGTTTGTGAAGCGGCGGCGCCAGGTTATTACGAGCGTGTGAAAGTGTTGACGGCGCGCTTCCTGCGTCAGCCGAGCGTGGCGCACCAATCAGGGAAACGGTGGAAAACAAAAGATGAAACGCGATCGTGCCGTCCTGACGGCGCAGATATTGTCGGGAGCAATGTTGCGAAGGTGAGGGACACCTGATACCTCACACTGCTCCGCAGAGGGGGACGTTCTTTCCCTGGGAACGCCAGAGTGATAAAAGTAGATTTATGGGCCGTTATGGACGCTGCGGGCACACAGTGTTGAAACTTGATTTGCTTGTCATTGTCAATACATGCAAAAGGTTGTCCTGTGCTTTTCTACTTTTACACACTCTACTTTTGTGCATGCAAGTGAACTTAATCTTTACCTTAGCAATTAAGTGCACGTCATGACAGTTGCGCAACTTCATGTGTttcaattttggggggggggggggtgacgtaTAGTTACATGTGTTACAGGCCAAGCCTGACCCTTTAAAGAGTGGTATATATAAGAGTGGGGTATAGAGTGGTGCAGTGCCGTGCTTTGGCACAGGGGGCAGTGTTGGTCCAAGGGAGTAaatgagaataataataataataatgcatcggttTTAATGGTGGAGCTTGCTCTGAGCGTACTTTACGTTGGTGAAAAAGCAGAAATAAAGTTTGCCACTTTGTCAGTACTGTCTGTTAGTgggttgtctgtctgtctttctatcCGTCTGTCAGTGGACATCTTAGTGAAGACCAGACAAGGACGCGCAAGAGaatttcaacatattttttggTCTATAAAGAGATGAACTGCGCAGGCCTTAAAATTCCGTGTTAAGTGTTCTTGGTGGTTTGTCACCAAGCCGGAAAACACAAAGGGGAACAAGTAAGGCAGCAAAGTCTCCTTCGGATTCCTTGTCGAATTAAAGACTCGCAAGGCTAACATGAGCTTCTGCGCTCCAGAGTGGAAATCTCACCGCACAGCATGCATCATAGATTAGTTAAGGCTCGGAAACTGCGCAACTCGCGACCTCAGCGgaatgactttctttttttcgtttttttttttcaacaatctCCATTGCACGCAACCCAAATGGACCTGAGTGTGGAGGTTCTGTCGGAGCTTATAAGGAGACGGACGTTTTGCTTCAAAGCGAGTGTCACCGGTAGAAGGCTTTTTTTCTAAACATCGCTCGAGGCCCGAGTCTTGAGTGCAGCTTCTGATTTATGCTTCCTTCAGGCGCTTCACAGTCAACGAGGGATTCGATACCGTAAACGCAACTGATGTCGGGTTTGACTTAATGCGTGCCTCGGGGGTCGCCCCGGCACCTCGACTTACCATTCGTGACACGTGATCGCCACATTTTGCGAGTCCGGTCGTGAGGTTGAAGTGTTGCCCCAAGTCagagattttcttttttacgcGTATATTTGATGGCGCGGCGGTTGCAC from the Vanacampus margaritifer isolate UIUO_Vmar chromosome 10, RoL_Vmar_1.0, whole genome shotgun sequence genome contains:
- the LOC144059174 gene encoding uncharacterized protein LOC144059174, which translates into the protein MDSMELDDCGYIQKNLTMQGLVTEVNFQQRKKPSRCVTVCLGLLCAILLAGNIGQFVYYELLPGLSTEKQAKSDHQTQETDHRLLNDSFPTDTDHMERNQLEFMLTNLTRDKDQLQTKYESMVKNRDGLLASEMALTAERDELRANFQSVKQQNDNLQANYSLLNRENDVLQTLNSALGTDKDQLRASYGSLVKEKDQLQTSYDSLVKVQERLQINKTTVAAERDEFKTRLRNLESEKEQLQASYESLVKDKNKLQASYNSLIKEQERLLTSKISVTAERDELNTRFDSLKIEKDQLQRDCSSLRSEKDQLQASYESLGKDKDNLQTSYNSLVKEKELLLTGQTNAAAERDDFKSRFENLKTEKDRLQRDYSSLRKDKDLLQVSYDSLVKEKEHLQTNETTLSAERDQLRSRFNSLKNENDQLQGDYDSVRRQNDQLQASYNSLGKEKQLLLASKTTLSAERDQLTSSFNNLKTEKDQLQNSYYSLRSDKAQLQSRYESLVQEKELLKTNKTSVAAERDVFKSLYNDIKNDRDHLQKKYTLLEADRDQLKRNGTMLSISNNMWQNRYNRLQRQKTHSNDNCSTLRLEHEQLRRNQSSLEIERYTLQKTIDKMTTKMRSMICGVGWKRFDTNCYFLSSSSKNWAESRLDCISRGADLVVINSREEQIFLNGLLGHGLHAWIGLSDHIEEGKWTWVDGTPLTIRYWQNAQPNNFRNQDCVEIQGKSFLSFGAWNDDSCSMKQRWLCEN